The nucleotide sequence GGGTGATGCCCATGAAGGCGCCGATCATCTGCTCGACACGATCCGTGTCCTGGGCGATGGTCTGCGCCTCCTTCGAGATGCGCTGGGTGGCTTCGCCCGTCACGCGCGCCAGCTCTTTCACCTCGTTGGCCACCACAGAAAAGCCGCGCCCCAGGTCGCCCGCCCGGGCCGCCTCGATGGTGGCGTT is from bacterium and encodes:
- a CDS encoding methyl-accepting chemotaxis protein → NATIEAARAGDLGRGFSVVANEVKELARVTGEATQRISKEAQTIAQDTDRVEQMIGAFMGITQSVGDSQSAIAGATQEQASAVAEMSRQVHAIVEETQERVQRLAELNSHAGQHMAKAG